One genomic region from Gammaproteobacteria bacterium encodes:
- a CDS encoding PIN domain-containing protein: MTPRETPVAYLIDQSALARMEDPRVGARVVPIIESGRAATCSVVELEVLYSTRNHAEHARVRARRALAYRRIDLTEAVFQRAIAVQGLLARRGQHRLPIQDLIIAAAAEMAGATLLHYDSDFDTIALATGQDVEWVAPRGSL, from the coding sequence TTGACACCGCGGGAAACGCCCGTCGCCTACCTGATTGACCAGAGTGCTCTGGCCCGCATGGAGGATCCTCGGGTCGGGGCGCGAGTGGTGCCGATCATCGAATCAGGCCGGGCGGCGACATGCTCCGTCGTCGAGCTCGAGGTCCTCTACTCGACACGCAATCATGCCGAGCACGCGCGTGTTCGGGCTCGACGGGCGCTGGCCTATCGGCGCATCGACCTTACGGAGGCCGTTTTCCAGAGGGCGATCGCCGTTCAGGGGTTACTCGCCCGCCGGGGACAGCACCGGCTGCCCATCCAGGACCTGATCATCGCGGCCGCGGCGGAGATGGCCGGCGCGACCCTTCTTCATTACGACTCGGACTTCGACACGATCGCGCTCGCGACGGGGCAGGATGTCGAGTGGGTCGCTCCGCGAGGCTCCCTATAG
- a CDS encoding multicopper oxidase family protein translates to MRDLLQAAFSVVALAGFLPGCAAALAPQQSDLSSLCSAGARGARLAGGAASPVGQTPTDLFCFDLHATAAARDAWGVVELGRVPGPFGVTVTAEGNHVSNLTAWISGLPDPSQLGPFEAYVAWATTPTLDPMIRLGPVGNGRNPLGRVSFNKFLIMVTAEASASATEREGRLVLRGRSPSSLMEAHDLLAQAPEALRAPEGMSHDHAGGMDGSTWSLPPMYPGLPMLPGIMALRPRVDGFLPEAPAPEDLPPVRPRQLVRLGDGGTLDLEADFVRRDIGGRPVVMLAFNGQQPGPLIQVPENATIFVNFTNRTPLPTAIHWHGIRLDNRFDGVPGVTQDPVEPGETFRYQIHFPDAGIYWYHPHHREDIQQEMGLYGNLLVDSPRPDYYGPANQEQVLMLDDLLLGEDGIVPFGEEASNYALMGRFGNILLVNGEPDYALSVRRGEVVRFFLTNVSNTRTFNLSFARADESSATLDPSGILTGEPVIPSSASIPLPVKVVASDVGRFEREVMSESVVISPAERYVVEVRFDEPGEFVLANRVQAISHREGVFLSESRVMGRIVVDPEPGAVDHAHAFATLRENADVAREIDAYREQFDRPVDHSLDLTLEVEDLPRAVEQSMLYDWVYFNPVEWSGTMPVMNWASDGGQARWILRESGTARENMDISWRFRVGDVVKIRLHNDRNAFHAMQHPLHIHGQRFLVLSQNGVANDNLVWKDTVLLPTGSTTDILLELSNPGRWMVHCHIAEHIEAGMKFVFEVEP, encoded by the coding sequence ATGCGCGACCTGTTGCAGGCGGCGTTCAGCGTGGTGGCCCTAGCCGGCTTCCTGCCGGGATGCGCCGCGGCGCTCGCACCCCAGCAGTCCGACCTCTCCAGCCTCTGTTCCGCGGGGGCCCGGGGCGCCCGACTGGCCGGCGGCGCCGCTTCTCCCGTGGGGCAGACGCCGACCGATCTCTTCTGCTTCGACCTGCACGCCACGGCCGCCGCACGGGATGCGTGGGGAGTGGTCGAGCTGGGCCGGGTGCCCGGTCCCTTCGGGGTGACGGTGACCGCCGAAGGCAACCATGTGTCCAACCTGACCGCCTGGATCAGCGGACTTCCCGACCCCAGCCAGCTGGGCCCATTCGAGGCCTACGTGGCGTGGGCGACCACCCCCACGCTGGATCCGATGATCCGGCTCGGGCCGGTGGGGAACGGCCGCAATCCCCTCGGCCGAGTCTCGTTCAACAAGTTCCTCATCATGGTCACCGCGGAGGCATCCGCCAGCGCCACCGAGCGCGAGGGCCGGCTCGTGCTGCGCGGCCGCTCGCCCAGCAGCCTGATGGAAGCCCACGACCTGCTGGCCCAGGCGCCGGAGGCCCTTCGCGCGCCCGAGGGCATGTCCCATGACCACGCCGGCGGCATGGATGGATCCACATGGAGCCTGCCCCCCATGTACCCCGGCCTGCCGATGCTGCCGGGCATCATGGCGCTGCGGCCGCGCGTGGACGGCTTTCTGCCGGAAGCCCCGGCGCCGGAGGACCTCCCCCCGGTCCGCCCGCGCCAGCTGGTGCGCCTGGGCGACGGCGGCACGCTCGACCTCGAAGCCGACTTCGTCCGCCGCGACATCGGCGGCCGCCCGGTGGTCATGCTTGCCTTCAACGGGCAGCAGCCGGGCCCCCTCATCCAGGTGCCCGAGAACGCGACCATCTTCGTCAACTTCACCAACCGAACCCCGCTGCCGACGGCCATCCACTGGCACGGCATCCGTCTGGACAACCGCTTCGACGGGGTCCCCGGGGTCACCCAGGACCCGGTCGAGCCCGGCGAGACCTTCCGCTACCAGATCCATTTCCCGGACGCCGGCATCTACTGGTACCATCCTCATCACCGCGAGGACATACAGCAGGAGATGGGCCTCTACGGAAACCTGCTGGTCGACTCGCCGCGACCCGACTACTACGGCCCGGCGAACCAGGAACAGGTGCTGATGCTGGACGACCTTCTGCTCGGGGAGGACGGCATCGTGCCCTTCGGCGAGGAAGCGAGCAACTACGCGCTCATGGGCCGCTTCGGCAACATCCTTCTCGTAAACGGCGAGCCGGACTACGCGCTGAGCGTGAGGCGCGGCGAGGTGGTGCGCTTTTTCCTCACCAACGTCTCCAACACGCGCACGTTCAACCTTTCGTTCGCTCGCGCGGACGAGAGTTCCGCCACGCTCGACCCGTCCGGCATCCTGACCGGCGAACCCGTCATCCCGTCCAGCGCCTCGATCCCCCTGCCCGTCAAGGTGGTTGCCTCCGACGTGGGCAGGTTCGAGCGGGAGGTGATGTCCGAGAGCGTCGTCATCTCCCCGGCCGAGCGGTACGTCGTGGAGGTGCGCTTCGACGAGCCCGGCGAGTTCGTGCTCGCCAACCGGGTGCAGGCGATCAGCCACAGGGAAGGCGTCTTCCTTAGCGAGTCGCGCGTCATGGGCCGGATCGTCGTCGACCCCGAGCCCGGCGCGGTCGATCACGCACACGCCTTCGCGACCCTGCGCGAGAACGCGGATGTCGCGCGCGAAATCGACGCCTACCGCGAGCAGTTTGACCGCCCCGTCGACCATTCGCTGGACCTCACCCTCGAGGTCGAGGATCTTCCCCGCGCCGTCGAACAGTCGATGCTCTACGACTGGGTTTACTTCAACCCGGTGGAGTGGAGCGGCACCATGCCGGTCATGAACTGGGCGAGCGACGGCGGGCAGGCCCGCTGGATCCTGCGCGAATCCGGGACCGCGCGCGAGAACATGGACATCAGCTGGCGCTTCCGCGTGGGCGACGTGGTCAAGATCCGGCTTCACAACGACCGCAACGCGTTTCACGCCATGCAGCATCCGCTGCACATCCACGGACAGCGCTTCCTGGTGCTCTCGCAGAACGGCGTCGCCAACGACAACCTTGTGTGGAAGGACACGGTGCTGCTCCCGACCGGATCCACCACCGACATCCTGCTGGAGCTGTCCAACCCCGGGCGCTGGATGGTGCACTGCCACATCGCGGAGCATATCGAGGCCGGGATGAAGTTCGTGTTCGAGGTCGAGCCCTGA
- a CDS encoding amidohydrolase family protein, which yields MRDPREQNAPFAKLLLPAAFVALGVACEAPAPQEADAPAPEAAAAQPAADVTQEFADLIAVDADPVALTGVKLLDGTGEPARDGQTVVIADGRIAAVGNDGEVDVPGGAEVLDLAGHTVMPGLIGLHNHSFYTAAGGRAAQLSFSAPRLYLASGLTTIRTTGARAPYEEINLQEEIEAGLAVGPTIFITGPYLTGQRGSRTMAQLDGPESARRVVRYWSEEGVDWFKAYTWISRAELGAAIEEAHAHGINVTAHLCSVGYREAVALGIDNLEHGLFANSEYDPSKQPDECPPGFRNTYGDLDVNGPDVQQTFRDMVDNDVSMTSTLAVYEISVPGRGDLDPRVWEVLAPEVAADVRAQFDRIRGTDPASGMGLSPELLRVAMDYEYAFVQAGGLLAAGVDPTGYGAAPPGLGDQRNFELLLEAGFTAPEVAEIMSANGARVLGIYDDVGSVEPGKRADLAVVEGDVEADGHIRNTSIVFRHGIGWDSDALIESVRGLVGIR from the coding sequence ATGAGAGACCCACGCGAACAAAACGCCCCATTCGCAAAGCTGCTTCTGCCGGCCGCCTTCGTGGCGCTGGGCGTCGCGTGCGAGGCGCCTGCCCCGCAGGAAGCGGACGCACCCGCGCCGGAAGCCGCCGCGGCCCAGCCGGCGGCGGATGTCACCCAGGAGTTCGCCGACCTGATCGCGGTCGACGCCGACCCGGTGGCGCTCACCGGGGTCAAGCTCCTCGACGGCACCGGCGAACCCGCGCGCGACGGACAGACGGTGGTGATCGCGGACGGCCGCATCGCGGCGGTGGGCAACGACGGCGAGGTCGACGTGCCCGGTGGCGCCGAGGTGCTCGACCTGGCAGGACACACGGTGATGCCCGGGCTGATCGGGTTGCACAACCACAGCTTCTACACGGCGGCCGGCGGCCGGGCGGCGCAGCTCTCCTTCAGCGCCCCCAGGCTCTATCTGGCCTCCGGCCTGACGACCATCCGCACCACCGGCGCGCGCGCGCCCTACGAGGAGATCAACCTTCAGGAGGAAATCGAGGCCGGGCTCGCCGTCGGGCCGACCATCTTCATCACCGGACCCTACCTCACCGGACAGCGGGGGAGCCGCACGATGGCGCAACTGGACGGACCGGAATCCGCCCGCCGGGTGGTGCGCTACTGGTCCGAGGAGGGCGTGGACTGGTTCAAGGCCTATACCTGGATCAGCCGGGCCGAGCTGGGCGCCGCGATCGAGGAAGCCCATGCCCACGGCATCAACGTCACTGCGCATCTTTGCTCAGTGGGTTACAGAGAGGCGGTGGCGCTCGGGATCGACAACCTCGAGCACGGCCTTTTCGCCAACAGCGAGTACGATCCGTCCAAGCAGCCCGACGAGTGTCCGCCCGGGTTCCGCAACACCTACGGGGACCTCGACGTGAACGGCCCGGACGTGCAGCAGACCTTCCGGGACATGGTCGACAACGATGTGTCGATGACCTCGACGCTGGCGGTCTACGAGATCTCCGTGCCGGGCCGCGGCGACCTCGATCCCCGGGTATGGGAAGTCCTGGCGCCCGAGGTGGCCGCCGACGTGCGGGCGCAGTTCGACCGCATCCGCGGCACCGATCCCGCATCCGGCATGGGCCTCTCTCCCGAGTTGCTGCGGGTGGCGATGGACTACGAGTACGCCTTCGTACAGGCGGGAGGGCTCCTGGCCGCCGGCGTCGACCCGACCGGCTACGGCGCGGCGCCGCCGGGGCTGGGCGACCAGCGCAACTTCGAGCTGCTGCTGGAAGCCGGGTTCACCGCTCCCGAGGTGGCGGAAATCATGAGCGCCAACGGTGCCCGCGTACTGGGAATCTACGACGACGTGGGCAGCGTGGAGCCCGGCAAGCGCGCGGATCTCGCGGTCGTGGAGGGCGACGTCGAAGCCGACGGACACATCCGCAACACGAGCATTGTCTTCCGGCACGGCATCGGCTGGGACAGCGACGCCCTCATCGAGTCCGTGCGCGGCCTGGTAGGGATCCGCTAG
- a CDS encoding alkaline phosphatase D family protein — MPAPGTPADRLRFAFASCQNYEHGYFTAYRHMAEEELDLVFHLGDYIYEVGYGDNLVRAHEAGEVFTLDDYRARYLLYRSDPDLQAAHASFPWVITFDDHEVDNNWASDVAEDDQSPAQLLLRRTAAFQAFYEFMPVRRSSMPSGPDIQVYRRLHFGGLADLHVLDSRQYRSDQACGDTNGPLCPEALEPGRTMLGAEQEEWLFGGLAGSESRWNVLANQVMIARLEGSRDGEPTVSMDRWDGYPEAQGRLLSFLDQTRPPNPVVLTGDIHSNWAADLKADPRDPSSGVVGAELVGTSISSGGDGEDTRPGTADSLARNPHIHFFNAQRGYVRCEATPERLAADYRVVPYVTRPGAPLETRASFVVEAGRPGLLPA; from the coding sequence CTGCCCGCGCCCGGCACGCCCGCCGACCGGCTGCGCTTCGCGTTCGCCTCGTGTCAGAACTACGAGCACGGCTACTTCACGGCCTACCGCCACATGGCGGAGGAAGAACTGGACCTGGTCTTCCACCTGGGCGACTACATCTACGAGGTGGGATACGGCGACAACCTGGTGCGCGCGCACGAGGCGGGCGAAGTGTTCACCCTCGACGACTACCGGGCCCGCTACCTCCTCTACCGGTCCGACCCCGACCTGCAGGCCGCTCACGCGTCGTTCCCGTGGGTGATCACCTTCGACGACCACGAGGTGGACAACAACTGGGCGTCCGACGTGGCCGAGGACGACCAGTCTCCCGCGCAGCTTCTGCTGCGCCGCACCGCCGCCTTCCAGGCCTTCTACGAGTTCATGCCCGTGCGGCGCTCGTCCATGCCCAGCGGGCCCGACATCCAGGTCTACCGGCGGCTCCACTTCGGCGGCCTGGCCGACCTCCATGTGCTGGACAGCCGCCAGTACCGCTCCGACCAGGCGTGTGGCGACACCAACGGGCCGCTGTGCCCGGAGGCCCTCGAGCCCGGCCGCACCATGCTCGGGGCCGAGCAGGAGGAGTGGCTGTTCGGGGGCTTGGCCGGGTCGGAGAGCCGCTGGAACGTCCTGGCCAACCAGGTCATGATCGCCCGGCTGGAGGGCTCCCGCGACGGCGAGCCCACCGTCTCGATGGACCGCTGGGACGGCTACCCGGAAGCGCAGGGCCGGCTGCTCTCCTTCCTCGACCAGACGCGGCCGCCGAACCCGGTGGTGCTCACCGGGGACATCCACAGCAACTGGGCGGCCGACCTGAAGGCGGACCCCCGCGACCCGTCGTCCGGCGTCGTGGGCGCCGAACTGGTGGGCACTTCCATCAGCTCCGGCGGAGACGGGGAGGATACGCGCCCAGGTACCGCCGACTCGCTGGCCCGCAACCCGCACATCCACTTCTTCAACGCCCAGCGAGGCTACGTCCGCTGCGAGGCAACCCCCGAGCGGCTGGCCGCCGACTACCGCGTCGTGCCCTACGTGACGCGACCGGGAGCCCCGCTCGAGACGCGCGCCTCGTTCGTGGTCGAAGCGGGCCGGCCGGGACTCCTGCCCGCGTGA
- a CDS encoding aminotransferase class I/II-fold pyridoxal phosphate-dependent enzyme: MKLDRFEMERWQSVFEHRVRYNLSESGVDPLSLDELIELTGIENLGASSLGYGQSNGSDELRERIAALYDNVTPDEVVVTTGGAEANMAACWQLMEPGAPAAVMVPNYMQVPGLVRNFGGLVRPFELLEETGWQPDLDQLRAILDDDVRFILITNPNNPTGACLSPESRRGIVEAAERAGAWILCDEVYQGAELSGIPTPSMWGEYDRTIVTNSLSKAYGTPGLRIGWIVAPVDITETLWARTDFTTITPATLSDILATAALAPDARARILARTRSILRSNLPLVTEWMESQNGLFRYHPPDAGAICYVRYDAPVNSSVLAEKLRAEKSVLVVPGDHFGMDHYLRLGFGPPAHELQEALEKMGDAFAEVVA; the protein is encoded by the coding sequence GTGAAGCTCGACCGATTCGAGATGGAGCGCTGGCAGTCCGTATTCGAGCACCGCGTTCGCTACAACCTCTCCGAGAGCGGAGTGGACCCGCTCTCGCTGGACGAACTGATCGAACTCACCGGCATCGAGAATCTGGGAGCGTCGAGCCTCGGATACGGCCAGTCGAACGGGTCGGACGAGTTGAGGGAGCGCATCGCCGCCCTCTACGACAACGTCACTCCCGACGAGGTGGTGGTCACCACCGGCGGCGCGGAGGCCAACATGGCCGCCTGCTGGCAGCTCATGGAGCCGGGCGCCCCCGCGGCCGTCATGGTCCCGAACTACATGCAGGTGCCCGGGCTGGTGCGGAACTTCGGCGGCCTGGTGCGCCCCTTCGAGCTGCTTGAGGAGACGGGCTGGCAGCCCGACCTCGATCAACTGCGCGCCATCCTCGACGACGACGTTCGCTTCATCCTGATCACCAACCCGAACAACCCCACGGGAGCGTGTCTCAGCCCGGAGTCGCGGCGAGGCATCGTCGAAGCCGCGGAGCGGGCGGGGGCGTGGATCCTCTGCGACGAGGTCTACCAGGGCGCGGAGCTTTCCGGCATCCCCACGCCCTCCATGTGGGGCGAGTACGACCGCACCATCGTGACCAACTCGCTCTCCAAGGCGTACGGCACGCCCGGGCTGCGCATCGGCTGGATCGTCGCCCCGGTCGACATCACCGAGACGCTGTGGGCGCGCACCGACTTCACCACCATCACCCCCGCGACCCTTTCCGACATCCTCGCGACCGCCGCTCTGGCCCCGGACGCCCGCGCCCGCATCCTCGCCCGCACACGCTCGATCCTGCGCAGCAACCTGCCGCTGGTCACCGAGTGGATGGAGTCCCAAAACGGCCTCTTCCGCTACCATCCCCCCGACGCGGGCGCCATCTGCTACGTCCGCTACGACGCTCCCGTCAACTCAAGTGTGCTGGCGGAGAAGCTGCGCGCCGAGAAGTCCGTGCTGGTGGTGCCCGGCGACCACTTCGGCATGGACCACTACCTCCGGCTCGGCTTCGGCCCGCCCGCCCACGAGCTGCAGGAAGCGCTGGAGAAGATGGGAGACGCGTTCGCGGAGGTGGTGGCGTAG